In the Opitutaceae bacterium genome, one interval contains:
- the rplF gene encoding 50S ribosomal protein L6, giving the protein MSRIGKNPVGIPDKVKVSLSGTEVSVKGPKGEISQSFNAAISVAEEDGKIVVKPTNTSRFANAMTGTARSIINGMVEGVTKGFSKELEIHGVGFRAALKGKFLDLSLGYSHPINYPIPDGITITVTDNTKLKVEGIDKQKVGAVTAAIRRFYPPEPYKGKGVRIVGERVRRKEGKTVA; this is encoded by the coding sequence ATGAGTCGAATTGGAAAAAACCCGGTCGGAATACCGGACAAAGTCAAGGTCAGCCTGAGCGGGACGGAAGTCTCGGTCAAGGGGCCCAAGGGCGAGATTTCCCAGTCGTTCAACGCCGCGATCAGTGTTGCGGAGGAAGACGGAAAGATTGTGGTCAAGCCGACCAACACGTCCCGTTTCGCCAACGCGATGACGGGGACGGCCCGCTCCATCATCAACGGAATGGTCGAGGGCGTGACCAAGGGTTTCTCCAAGGAGCTCGAGATTCACGGAGTCGGCTTTCGCGCCGCCCTCAAGGGCAAGTTCCTCGATCTGAGTCTCGGCTATTCCCACCCCATCAATTACCCGATTCCGGATGGCATCACCATCACGGTGACCGACAACACCAAGCTGAAAGTTGAAGGAATCGACAAGCAGAAGGTGGGTGCCGTCACCGCCGCCATCCGGCGCTTCTACCCGCCGGAACCCTACAAGGGCAAGGGTGTCCGCATTGTGGGTGAGCGGGTCCGCCGCAAGGAGGGCAAGACGGTCGCCTGA
- the rpsH gene encoding 30S ribosomal protein S8: protein MNTDPISDFLTRIRNASQARLAQCSAPHSKQKLAIARILKEEGYIADVTEANDDRGHKTIVVRLKYLDGQPTITGLSRVSKPGRRVYIAATDIPRVLNGLGRNILSTSHGLMSGSMARRKNLGGEIVCNVW from the coding sequence ATGAATACCGATCCCATCAGTGATTTCCTGACCCGCATCCGCAACGCCTCTCAGGCGAGGCTGGCGCAGTGCTCGGCTCCCCACTCGAAACAGAAACTGGCGATTGCCCGGATTCTCAAGGAGGAGGGCTATATCGCCGACGTGACCGAGGCGAACGATGACCGCGGGCACAAGACGATTGTCGTCCGCTTGAAATACCTCGACGGTCAGCCGACCATCACCGGCCTGAGCCGGGTCAGCAAACCGGGCCGGCGCGTCTACATCGCCGCGACCGACATTCCCAGGGTCCTCAACGGCCTTGGACGCAATATCCTGTCCACGTCCCATGGACTGATGAGCGGTTCGATGGCCCGCCGGAAGAATCTCGGCGGCGAGATCGTCTGCAACGTCTGGTAA